From Thalassotalea psychrophila:
CATTTAGGCCATGAATTATGGGCAACAATTGGTGATGGTACTGCCGTTGAAGAAGCCGCATGGCCTTTAGTTGATGAAGCCGCCTTAGTACAAGATGAAAAGCTAGTGATTGTGCAAGTAAATGGTAAATTACGTGCAAAAGTTACCGTTAGTGCCAGTGCTTCACAAGAAGATGTTGAAAAGATTGCGTTTTCAGAAGAGAATGTAGTTAAATTTACTGAAGGTAAAACCGTTCGTAAAATCATTTATGTGCCGGGTAAACTTCTAAACATAGTAGCTAATTAATGATAAAAACTGTTGTTTTTACAAAATGGATAAAAGTTGCTGTTAGCGCCTTGCTGACGGTAACTATACTTACTGGTTGTGGATTTCATTTACGTGGTGATTATTTATTACCCGATGAAATGCAAACATTATACGTAAGCTCACAAGATCCGCATGGTGAACTTACCCGTTTTGTAAAAACGCATTTAAAAGATAATGATGTAAAGGTAATGAATAAAAGCGGCGCAAACATTCCAGAGTTGCGTATTTTAAAAGATCTGCTGAATCGTCGTACCTTATCTTTATTTGAGAACGGTCAGGTTGCTGAATATGAATTAACCTATTCAGTACGTTATGAAGTCAGATTTGAAAACAAAGAGACGCAACGCTACAATTTCGACCTTACACGTAACTATCAAGATGATCCAGATAGAGCATTAGCAAAATCTAGAGAGTTAAGCTTATTACGCAAAGAAATGCGTATTGAAGCTGCCTCCACCATTTTACGTAACCTTGCTTCTACCGAGCTTTAATCCCTTATATGCGCATTTATCATAACCAACTTGCTAACCAACTACAGAAACAATTACTCGATGTTTGGTTAATTTTTGGAGATGAGCCTTGGCAAAAAAATGACGCCTTAGACAACATTAAACTCAACGCTAAAAATCAGGGTTATGATGAATTAATTCGTTTTAGTAACGATGACAAATTTGACTGGAACCAGGTATATAATGAGTTTC
This genomic window contains:
- a CDS encoding LPS-assembly lipoprotein LptE; amino-acid sequence: MIKTVVFTKWIKVAVSALLTVTILTGCGFHLRGDYLLPDEMQTLYVSSQDPHGELTRFVKTHLKDNDVKVMNKSGANIPELRILKDLLNRRTLSLFENGQVAEYELTYSVRYEVRFENKETQRYNFDLTRNYQDDPDRALAKSRELSLLRKEMRIEAASTILRNLASTEL